A section of the Triticum dicoccoides isolate Atlit2015 ecotype Zavitan chromosome 7A, WEW_v2.0, whole genome shotgun sequence genome encodes:
- the LOC119334672 gene encoding protein DETOXIFICATION 16-like, which yields MEEPLVDKTGEQSLVVIEVKKQLYLAGPLIVGSLLQDVVQMISVMFVGHLGELALSSASIATSFAGVTGFSLLSGMSSSLDTLCGQAFGAKQHHLLGIYKQRAILVLTPVSAVVAVIWGYTGQILLLFGQDPEIAMEAGSYIRWLIPSLFVYGPLQCHVRFLQTQNMVLPVMLSSGVTALNHILVCWLLVYKLGLGNKGAALANTISYLTNVSILALYIRLSPSCKSTWTGLSMEAFRDILGFLRLAVPSALMVCWEWWSFELLVLVSGFLPNPKLEASVLSISLNTISLVFRVPYGLSAAISTRVSNELGAGRPDAARLATQVIMLLGVVSSISVSLAIVLVRNLWGYAYSNDKEVVEYISRIMPIIAVAFLFDDMQCVLSGIVRGCGFQKIGSYVNLSAYYLVGIPAALCFAFVYHLGGVGLWMGITCALVVQTVLFMSITLRTNWDKEALKARDRVSITSLPLDLAT from the exons ATGGAGGAGCCCCTTGTTGACAAAACAGGAGAGCAGAGCCTGGTAGTGATTGAGGTGAAGAAGCAGTTGTACCTTGCCGGGCCTCTCATCGTGGGAAGCCTGTTGCAGGATGTGGTCCAAATGATATCCGTTATGTTTGTGGGTCATCTCGGCGAACTCGCTCTCTCGAGTGCCTCCATCGCAACCTCCTTCGCCGGTGTAACTGGCTTCAGCTTGTTG TCCGGCATGTCGAGCAGCTTGGACACACTGTGCGGGCAAGCCTTTGGAGCAAAGCAGCACCATCTTCTTGGCATCTACAAGCAGAGGGCAATCCTTGTGCTCACTCCGGTGAGCGCCGTGGTTGCCGTAATCTGGGGATACACCGGTCAGATCCTTCTGTTGTTTGGACAGGACCCTGAGATTGCCATGGAAGCAGGGAGCTACATCCGTTGGTTGATTCCATCGTTGTTTGTCTATGGTCCGCTGCAATGCCATGTCCGATTCCTGCAGACGCAGAACATGGTCCTTCCGGTGATGCTGAGCTCGGGCGTCACAGCACTGAACCACATCTTGGTGTGTTGGCTGCTGGTCTACAAGCTTGGTCTGGGCAACAAGGGTGCCGCCTTGGCCAATACAATCTCCTACCTCACTAATGTGTCCATCTTGGCTCTCTACATCAGGCTCTCCCCGTCTTGTAAGAGCACATGGACGGGGTTGTCGATGGAGGCATTTCGCGACATCCTCGGTTTCTTGAGGCTTGCCGTCCCATCTGCACTCATGGTTTG CTGGGAGTGGTGGTCGTTTGAGCTCCTGGTACTTGTTTCCGGATTTCTTCCAAATCCTAAACTTGAGGCATCGGTACTGTCAATCAG TTTGAATACTATCTCGTTGGTATTCAGGGTACCATATGGGCTTAGTGCAGCTATAAG CACCCGTGTGTCAAATGAGCTCGGTGCTGGGCGACCGGATGCAGCCCGTTTAGCGACCCAGGTGATCATGCTCCTGGGTGTTGTGTCAAGCATATCGGTTTCTCTTGCTATCGTTCTGGTGCGCAATCTATGGGGGTACGCATACAGCAACGACAAGGAAGTGGTGGAGTACATTTCAAGAATTATGCCAATTATTGCCGTGGCATTCTTGTTTGACGACATGCAGTGTGTTCTTTCAG GTATTGTTAGGGGCTGTGGTTTTCAAAAGATTGGTTCCTATGTCAACCTCAGTGCGTACTACCTCGTGGGCATCCCGGCGGCTCTATGTTTTGCGTTTGTGTACCATCTTGGTGGAGTG GGGCTGTGGATGGGAATAACATGCGCACTTGTCGTGCAGACGGTGTTGTTCATGTCCATTACTCTGCGCACCAACTGGGACAAAGAA GCTTTGAAGGCCAGGGACAGGGTTTCTATTACTTCCCTACCTCTGGACCTGGCGACATGA
- the LOC119334673 gene encoding stress-response A/B barrel domain-containing protein UP3-like has translation MSSSSAAVAAPVEHMVLIKLRPDAVSSGAAAAMVSALQALPALVPGVSYLHAGPVLRLRSPAADALGPTHLLHSRYATKADLAAYAAHPDHVAAVQAHIVPNALDTTAVDWVNAAESPSPVGPCAAVRLTLAKVKEGPDVGQVLEKVAKASKDAGDVARVSFEENFSPARAKGFQFVMVAVFDSVEELDAVEADGKVEEAKAALRPMLDEVMVLDFVVDAAAPASL, from the coding sequence ATGTCGTCCTCCTCTGCTGCCGTCGCCGCGCCGGTGGAGCACATGGTGCTCATCAAGCTCCGCCCGGACGCCGTCTCCTCGGGGGCCGCCGCCGCGATGGTCTCCGCGCTGCAGGCTCTGCCCGCGCTCGTCCCGGGGGTGTCCTACCTCCACGCGGGCCCCGTGCTCCGCCTCCGCTCCCCGGCCGCGGACGCGCTGGGGCCCACCCACCTCCTCCACTCCCGCTACGCCACCAAGGCCGACCTCGCCGCCTACGCCGCGCACCCGGACCACGTGGCCGCCGTGCAGGCGCACATCGTGCCCAACGCGCTCGACACCACCGCCGTCGACTGGGTCAACGCGGCGGAGTCCCCGTCACCCGTCGGCCCATGCGCCGCCGTGCGGCTCACCCTCGCCAAGGTCAAGGAGGGGCCGGACGTCGGGCAGGTCCTGGAGAAGGTAGCCAAGGCTAGCAAGGACGCCGGGGATGTGGCCAGGGTCAGCTTCGAGGAGAACTTCTCGCCGGCGCGGGCCAAGGGGTTCCAGTTCGTGATGGTGGCCGTGTTCGACAGCGTGGAGGAGCTGGACGCCGTGGAGGCGGACGGCAAGGTGGAGGAGGCCAAGGCCGCCCTCAGGCCCATGCTCGACGAGGTCATGGTGCTGGACTTCGTCGTCGACGCTGCGGCACCGGCGAGCCTCTGA